A genomic region of Bosea sp. 124 contains the following coding sequences:
- the ligD gene encoding DNA ligase D: MEKLKVYRQKRNFEKTKEPDGDASVVASNRLRFVIQKHDATRLHYDLRLEVEGVFRSWAVTRGPSLDPSDKRLAVEVEDHPLPYGDFEGTIPKGQYGGGTVQLWDRGFWQPEGRTSPEKQLEKGELKFELDGERLRGSFVLVRMRRDRDGGKRTNWLLIKHRDKHAVESHGDAVLSDDKSVASGRSMAAIAAGKGRSPKPFMLKDDVLAPDAEWDSRQGLAASERRPQAKHASKPATASATASKSKNSVAAPALPAFIEPQLCRSVERPASGGDWVHEIKFDGYRIQMRVENGVVTLKTRKGLDWTTRFDAMAKAAAGLPDTIIDGEIVALDDHGSPDFAALQAALSEDKTDDLVFFGFDMLFDGSADLREEPLLARKERLKSYLEEHADGVTLRYVEHFDSGGDAILKSACRLSLEGIVSKATEAPYVSGRSDSWTKAKCRAGHEVVIGGWSTTAGKFKSLLVGVNRGSHFVYVGRVGTGYSAAKIKALMPKLKAVVAENSPFTGIGAPKREAGVNWLKPVLVAEIAFAGWTGDGMVRQAAFKGLREDKPAEEVEADLPADPAKVETPEPTPARSRGRGGRALVMGVGISHPDKALWPHAEDDRPVSKQDLAEYFEAIGEWMLPHIKGRPCSLVRTPDGIEGETFFQRHAGMGTSNLFELVRVSGDRRPYLQIDRIEALAAAAQVGGIELHPWNCVPGSPEIPGRLVFDLDPGPGVTFGDVIDAAKQMRERLEALGLVSFCKTTGGKGLHVVVPLTSGKRDSCDWPAAKDFARRVCAELASDEPSRYVINMAKRLRNGRIFLDYLRNDRMATAVAPLSPRARPGAHASMPLTWSQVKADLDPSRFTVRTVPGLLKKTTAWDGYDDAAGSITDAIKKLGKRAAAA; the protein is encoded by the coding sequence TTGGAAAAGCTGAAGGTCTATCGCCAGAAGCGCAATTTCGAAAAGACCAAGGAGCCGGACGGCGATGCGTCAGTCGTCGCGTCCAATCGGCTGCGCTTCGTGATCCAGAAGCATGATGCCACGCGCCTGCATTACGATCTTCGTCTGGAAGTCGAGGGTGTCTTCCGCTCGTGGGCGGTGACCAGGGGCCCCTCTCTCGATCCATCCGACAAGCGCCTGGCCGTAGAGGTCGAGGACCATCCCCTGCCCTACGGCGATTTCGAGGGCACGATCCCCAAGGGCCAGTATGGCGGCGGCACGGTCCAGCTCTGGGACCGCGGCTTTTGGCAGCCGGAGGGCCGGACCAGCCCGGAAAAGCAGCTCGAGAAGGGCGAGCTGAAATTCGAACTCGACGGCGAGCGCCTGCGTGGCAGCTTCGTCCTCGTTCGGATGCGCCGTGACCGCGACGGCGGCAAACGCACCAACTGGCTCTTGATCAAGCACCGCGACAAGCATGCGGTTGAAAGCCATGGCGACGCGGTCCTCTCAGACGACAAGTCGGTGGCGTCAGGACGCAGCATGGCGGCGATCGCTGCGGGCAAGGGCCGATCGCCCAAGCCCTTCATGCTGAAGGATGACGTCCTCGCACCCGATGCGGAGTGGGACAGCCGCCAAGGGCTCGCCGCGAGCGAAAGGCGCCCACAGGCCAAGCATGCCTCCAAGCCTGCAACCGCATCGGCCACCGCGTCCAAGTCAAAAAATTCCGTCGCTGCTCCCGCTCTTCCGGCCTTCATCGAGCCCCAGCTTTGTCGAAGCGTAGAGCGGCCCGCCAGCGGAGGGGATTGGGTCCACGAGATCAAGTTCGATGGCTACCGGATCCAGATGAGGGTCGAGAACGGCGTCGTCACGCTCAAGACCCGGAAGGGTCTCGATTGGACCACCAGGTTCGACGCGATGGCGAAGGCCGCGGCGGGTCTGCCCGACACGATCATCGATGGCGAGATCGTCGCACTCGACGACCATGGCTCGCCGGATTTCGCGGCGCTCCAAGCTGCTCTGTCCGAGGACAAGACGGACGACCTGGTCTTCTTCGGCTTCGACATGCTCTTCGACGGGAGCGCCGACCTTCGAGAGGAGCCGCTCCTCGCCAGGAAGGAGCGGCTGAAGAGCTATCTGGAAGAACATGCCGATGGCGTGACGCTGCGCTATGTCGAGCACTTCGATTCCGGCGGCGACGCCATCCTGAAATCAGCCTGCCGGCTGTCGTTGGAAGGCATCGTCTCGAAGGCGACCGAAGCGCCCTATGTCTCCGGGCGCAGCGACAGCTGGACGAAGGCCAAGTGTCGCGCTGGGCATGAGGTCGTGATCGGGGGCTGGTCGACGACGGCAGGCAAGTTCAAATCGCTTCTGGTCGGTGTCAACCGGGGCTCGCATTTCGTCTATGTGGGTCGCGTTGGCACCGGCTACAGTGCGGCCAAGATCAAAGCTCTGATGCCAAAGCTCAAGGCCGTGGTAGCCGAGAATTCGCCTTTTACTGGCATAGGGGCGCCCAAGCGCGAGGCCGGCGTAAACTGGCTGAAGCCCGTGCTCGTCGCCGAGATCGCCTTTGCCGGGTGGACCGGCGACGGCATGGTCCGTCAGGCGGCTTTCAAGGGATTGCGGGAGGACAAGCCGGCCGAAGAGGTGGAAGCAGACCTACCAGCAGATCCCGCGAAGGTCGAGACGCCCGAGCCAACGCCGGCGCGATCGCGCGGACGCGGCGGCCGTGCACTCGTCATGGGCGTCGGCATCAGCCATCCCGACAAGGCACTTTGGCCACATGCGGAGGACGACCGGCCCGTCTCGAAGCAGGATCTTGCCGAGTATTTCGAAGCCATCGGCGAATGGATGCTTCCCCATATTAAGGGTCGACCCTGTTCCCTCGTCCGAACGCCAGACGGCATCGAGGGTGAGACGTTTTTCCAGCGCCATGCCGGGATGGGGACGTCGAATCTGTTCGAGCTCGTCCGCGTCTCGGGCGACAGGAGGCCATATCTGCAGATCGACCGGATCGAGGCGCTCGCTGCGGCAGCCCAGGTCGGGGGTATCGAGCTACACCCCTGGAACTGCGTGCCAGGCTCTCCCGAGATACCCGGGCGCCTCGTCTTCGATCTCGACCCCGGGCCAGGCGTGACCTTCGGCGATGTGATCGACGCGGCCAAGCAGATGCGAGAGCGGCTCGAGGCCCTCGGTCTGGTCAGCTTCTGCAAGACCACCGGCGGCAAGGGCCTCCATGTCGTCGTGCCGCTCACATCCGGCAAGCGGGATTCGTGCGACTGGCCGGCGGCCAAGGATTTCGCGCGGAGGGTCTGCGCGGAGCTCGCGAGTGACGAGCCGTCGCGCTACGTCATCAACATGGCCAAGCGTCTCCGCAACGGCCGCATCTTCCTCGATTATCTCCGCAACGACCGAATGGCGACCGCCGTTGCGCCGCTCTCACCCAGGGCCCGGCCTGGCGCCCATGCCTCGATGCCACTGACGTGGTCACAGGTGAAGGCGGATCTCGATCCCAGCCGATTCACGGTGAGGACGGTGCCTGGGCTCCTGAAGAAGACGACGGCCTGGGACGGCTACGACGACGCAGCGGGATCGATCACCGATGCGATCAAGAAGCTCGGGAAGCGCGCCGCTGCCGCCTGA
- a CDS encoding Ku protein, which yields MAQRTFWKGYLKLSLVTCPVAMMPARSESEKVRFHTLNRKTGNRIQSRYVDAVTGKPVADDDEVKGYPKGDDDYVVLEDDELDAVALESTRTIDIQTFAPRSSVGWIWYDAPHYLVPDSKVGEEAFSVIREAMKRTKTVGISRVVLYRRERAVLLDARDNGIVLWTLRYGDEVRPEKDYFAGIKDAEPDADLRPLMDKLITTRTKDWSPDLAKDPVQDELLAIIKAKQKGRKPTKAAKPQASEGNVVSIMDALKRSLEPRKQ from the coding sequence ATGGCGCAGCGGACGTTCTGGAAGGGCTATCTCAAGCTGTCGCTGGTGACGTGCCCGGTCGCGATGATGCCGGCCCGCTCCGAGAGCGAGAAGGTCCGGTTCCACACGCTCAATCGCAAGACCGGCAACCGCATCCAGAGCCGGTATGTCGACGCCGTCACGGGGAAGCCCGTCGCCGATGATGACGAGGTCAAGGGATATCCAAAGGGCGACGACGACTATGTCGTCCTGGAGGATGACGAGCTCGATGCCGTCGCCCTGGAAAGCACCCGGACGATCGACATCCAGACCTTCGCCCCGCGATCCTCAGTGGGCTGGATCTGGTATGACGCGCCCCATTACCTCGTGCCCGACTCCAAGGTCGGCGAGGAGGCGTTCTCCGTCATCCGGGAAGCGATGAAGCGGACGAAGACGGTGGGGATTTCCCGTGTCGTGCTGTATCGCCGCGAACGCGCCGTGCTGCTCGATGCGCGCGACAACGGCATCGTGCTGTGGACCCTGCGCTATGGCGACGAGGTCCGGCCAGAGAAGGACTATTTCGCCGGAATCAAGGATGCCGAGCCGGATGCCGATCTTCGGCCGTTGATGGATAAGCTGATCACGACCCGGACGAAGGACTGGTCGCCCGATTTGGCCAAAGACCCCGTCCAGGACGAACTGCTGGCGATCATCAAGGCGAAACAGAAGGGCCGCAAGCCGACGAAGGCGGCCAAGCCTCAGGCCAGCGAGGGCAATGTTGTGAGCATCATGGACGCGCTCAAGAGGAGCCTCGAGCCTCGCAAGCAGTGA
- a CDS encoding Ku protein has protein sequence MAPRAVWKGVLKIAEVTCPVSLYTAASTSERISFHTLNRKTGNRVHRQFIDEVSGKPVETEDQVKGYDKGDGDYVILEPDEIAAAIPESDKTLTVETFLPCDEIDDIFFDKPYYVSPSSPVASEAFALIREGMKGQKSAALARTVIFRRMRSILIRPHGEGLIATTLNFDYEVRSAADAFSDVPKIKIDEEMLELAEHIIKTKAGEFDPKEFDDRYESALAELVQAKIEGRKIKPQKRPEPTKVVSLLDALRESAKSGSGKKAAKAPAAKEAPRKKAS, from the coding sequence ATGGCTCCGCGCGCTGTCTGGAAAGGCGTTCTCAAGATCGCCGAGGTGACCTGCCCGGTATCGCTCTACACGGCGGCCTCGACCTCCGAGCGCATCTCGTTCCACACGCTGAACCGAAAGACCGGCAACCGCGTCCATCGCCAGTTCATCGACGAGGTCTCGGGCAAGCCCGTGGAGACTGAGGATCAGGTCAAGGGCTATGACAAGGGAGACGGCGACTATGTCATCCTCGAACCCGACGAGATCGCAGCCGCCATCCCCGAAAGCGACAAGACCCTGACGGTCGAGACGTTCCTGCCCTGCGACGAGATCGACGACATCTTCTTCGACAAGCCTTACTATGTTTCGCCCAGCTCTCCCGTCGCCTCCGAGGCCTTCGCGCTGATCCGCGAGGGCATGAAGGGCCAGAAATCGGCAGCCTTGGCGCGGACGGTCATCTTCCGCCGCATGCGCTCGATCCTCATCCGGCCGCATGGCGAGGGATTGATCGCGACCACATTGAACTTCGACTACGAGGTGCGATCAGCAGCAGACGCATTCAGCGACGTGCCCAAAATCAAGATCGACGAGGAGATGCTGGAGCTCGCTGAGCACATCATCAAGACGAAGGCTGGCGAGTTCGATCCGAAAGAGTTCGACGACCGCTATGAGAGCGCTCTGGCCGAACTGGTTCAGGCGAAGATCGAAGGGCGCAAAATCAAGCCGCAGAAGCGGCCCGAGCCGACGAAAGTCGTGAGCCTGCTGGATGCGCTGCGCGAAAGCGCCAAGAGCGGGTCCGGCAAGAAAGCGGCAAAGGCGCCTGCCGCCAAGGAAGCGCCACGGAAAAAGGCCAGCTGA
- a CDS encoding PHB depolymerase family esterase, whose translation MATFLQSALGEAMSRLKTADVAGATDAIQRALVGNALTPLDGSSGHEGKWIGIDATAPRRLGDVLLALKAHRGRFANPAPTGSDENSPAHCQDRFRSRRFLDASGSLNYKLYVPVDHAGRKLALVVMLHGCTQDPDDFARGTRMNALAEEFGLIVAYPHQPHTANAQGCWNWFDTRHQERGRGEPALLAGLAQALAAEFNIDSDRVFVAGLSAGGAMADVLSVTHPDVFAAVGVHSGLPHGAATDVMSAFDAMKGNAKPVARRNRSRSRKIIFHGSIDTTVAPSNGQMVLEMARSGSPDLQEVTVETDAGGKRTVRTLLGPAEGRTVAEHWVIMGGGHAWSGGDRSGTYTDATGPDASREMIRFFLER comes from the coding sequence ATGGCCACTTTCCTTCAATCTGCCCTCGGCGAGGCGATGTCACGCCTGAAGACGGCCGACGTCGCCGGCGCCACCGACGCGATCCAGCGCGCGCTGGTCGGCAACGCCCTCACTCCATTGGACGGATCCAGCGGCCATGAGGGGAAATGGATCGGGATCGATGCAACGGCTCCCCGGCGCCTGGGTGACGTGTTGCTGGCGCTCAAGGCCCATCGCGGGCGTTTTGCCAATCCTGCCCCGACAGGGTCGGACGAAAACTCGCCCGCCCATTGCCAAGATCGTTTTCGCTCCCGCCGCTTTCTCGATGCGTCGGGCTCTTTGAACTACAAGCTCTACGTCCCTGTGGATCATGCAGGTCGGAAGTTGGCTCTCGTCGTGATGCTGCACGGTTGCACGCAGGATCCGGATGATTTTGCGCGAGGCACCCGGATGAATGCGTTGGCTGAGGAGTTCGGGCTGATCGTGGCCTACCCGCACCAGCCTCATACCGCCAACGCCCAAGGCTGCTGGAATTGGTTCGATACGCGTCATCAAGAGCGCGGACGAGGAGAACCCGCACTGCTTGCTGGCTTGGCGCAGGCACTGGCGGCTGAATTCAACATCGACTCTGATCGGGTTTTCGTCGCCGGGCTTTCCGCTGGCGGAGCGATGGCGGATGTTCTTTCCGTCACCCATCCGGATGTCTTCGCCGCGGTTGGCGTCCACTCGGGCCTGCCACATGGCGCAGCGACCGACGTCATGTCGGCATTCGACGCGATGAAGGGCAATGCAAAGCCCGTTGCCCGTCGGAACCGGTCCCGCAGCCGCAAGATCATCTTTCATGGCTCGATCGACACAACGGTCGCCCCCTCCAACGGACAGATGGTACTGGAAATGGCGCGGTCCGGTTCGCCCGACCTGCAAGAAGTGACGGTCGAAACAGATGCCGGCGGGAAGAGAACCGTGCGGACGCTCTTGGGCCCGGCTGAAGGACGCACCGTTGCGGAGCATTGGGTCATCATGGGTGGCGGACATGCCTGGTCTGGCGGTGACCGTTCGGGAACCTATACCGACGCGACCGGGCCCGACGCATCGCGCGAGATGATCCGTTTTTTCCTGGAAAGGTGA
- a CDS encoding CopG family transcriptional regulator, protein MKTPESEKLTINLGFVDLGRIDLLVRDGFYSNRSDFIRTAIRNQLSGHADVAAQATTRLSLELGLRRFTRADLERIKAAGERLEIRVLGLAIIDTDVSPELARDAIVSLTVLGALHATPEVKAALADRLA, encoded by the coding sequence ATGAAAACGCCCGAGAGCGAAAAGCTGACCATCAACCTTGGTTTCGTCGATTTGGGCCGCATCGACCTTCTCGTCCGGGACGGGTTTTACTCGAACCGTTCGGATTTCATTCGCACTGCCATACGTAACCAGCTTTCTGGCCATGCCGACGTCGCGGCCCAAGCAACGACAAGGCTATCACTTGAGCTTGGTCTTCGTCGGTTCACGCGGGCTGATCTCGAAAGAATCAAGGCCGCTGGCGAGCGGCTGGAGATCCGGGTGCTGGGTCTGGCCATCATCGACACTGACGTATCACCCGAGCTCGCACGAGATGCGATTGTGTCGTTGACGGTGCTCGGCGCTCTCCATGCAACGCCCGAGGTCAAGGCCGCGTTGGCCGACCGTCTGGCCTGA
- a CDS encoding PepSY domain-containing protein → MKKLIIASLIASATSFGAMAQTSTTSPAPAPAPADANAPLPGANSFTEGQAKSRLEANGYTNVTGLKKDENGVWKGMATNAGAQVNVSVDYRGNITRN, encoded by the coding sequence ATGAAGAAGCTGATCATTGCATCATTGATCGCCTCGGCGACCTCCTTCGGCGCCATGGCACAGACCTCGACAACTTCGCCCGCCCCGGCCCCGGCGCCGGCCGACGCGAACGCCCCGCTGCCGGGCGCCAACAGCTTCACCGAAGGCCAGGCCAAGAGCCGCCTTGAAGCCAACGGTTACACCAACGTGACGGGCCTGAAGAAGGACGAGAATGGGGTCTGGAAGGGCATGGCCACCAATGCTGGCGCCCAGGTCAATGTGTCGGTCGATTATCGCGGCAACATCACCCGCAACTGA
- a CDS encoding general stress protein, translating into MTRTITRSYDTYDQAAVAVENLEQAGVSSSDISVVGRDERASDTNAAEGAGIGAGVGGAAGLLAGLGLLAIPGIGPVVAAGWLASTAAGAVAGAAAGGLVGSFTSAGVDEEEAHYYAETVRRGGTVVSVKAADEHAATVEAILDGATPIDRHTRVAQYRQEGWTRFDENADPYLQGKAGI; encoded by the coding sequence ATGACTCGCACTATCACACGGTCCTATGACACCTATGATCAAGCTGCCGTCGCGGTCGAGAACCTGGAGCAAGCCGGTGTCTCATCGTCAGACATCAGCGTCGTTGGTCGCGATGAGCGCGCCAGCGATACCAATGCCGCAGAAGGCGCCGGGATCGGCGCCGGCGTGGGCGGCGCGGCAGGACTGCTCGCTGGCCTTGGCTTACTGGCAATCCCCGGCATCGGTCCGGTCGTGGCCGCGGGCTGGCTCGCCTCGACGGCAGCCGGCGCGGTTGCGGGCGCAGCCGCAGGTGGGTTGGTCGGCTCGTTCACCAGCGCGGGCGTCGACGAGGAGGAGGCTCACTACTACGCCGAGACGGTCCGCCGCGGCGGCACCGTGGTATCGGTGAAGGCTGCCGACGAGCATGCGGCGACGGTCGAGGCGATCCTGGATGGGGCGACCCCCATCGATCGACACACGCGCGTCGCCCAGTATCGGCAGGAGGGATGGACCCGTTTCGACGAGAACGCGGATCCGTACCTGCAGGGCAAAGCCGGTATCTGA
- a CDS encoding DUF1236 domain-containing protein gives MFKMIALTGLLIAAPAASFAQNAPAAQGGALSGAATGAVGGAIVGGPIGAVVGGVGGAVVGAIIGDNTPRFQAYVVEQRRPSYTYAEPVVVGGLLPNEGIQYYDVPREYGQTEYRYTVVNNRTVLVDPQTRRIVQVIQ, from the coding sequence ATGTTCAAGATGATCGCACTCACCGGTCTGCTCATTGCTGCCCCCGCGGCTTCGTTCGCGCAGAATGCACCTGCCGCGCAGGGAGGCGCTCTGAGCGGAGCCGCGACGGGAGCCGTAGGCGGCGCTATCGTCGGCGGTCCAATCGGTGCAGTGGTGGGTGGTGTCGGCGGCGCAGTGGTCGGCGCCATCATCGGTGACAACACGCCCCGCTTCCAAGCCTATGTCGTCGAGCAGCGCCGTCCGTCCTACACCTACGCCGAGCCGGTAGTCGTGGGCGGCTTGCTGCCGAATGAGGGCATTCAGTACTATGATGTGCCGCGGGAGTACGGCCAGACGGAGTATCGCTATACCGTCGTCAACAACCGCACCGTCCTGGTCGATCCGCAGACCCGCCGGATCGTTCAGGTGATCCAGTAG
- a CDS encoding AI-2E family transporter gives MADDTRSVGSKMALASLNKRPVTEAPGSLGNIATGALIIAALYLGREVFVPVALAILFSFVLAPLVKLLQKIRLPRSIAVISVVACAFAIIAGLAMAMVGQATQLAGDLPTYQSTMREKIASLKGAGPGSGVLSRAADVLQELGKELDKPETRPSAQLPSATAESRPIPVEVHPPRPGALETLRAFLTPLIQPLTTTGIVLIFVVFILLKREDLRNRFIRLTGTYDLQKTTAAFDDAAKRLSRLFLTQLLLNSGFGLLIGIGLWVIGVPSALLWGILSAILRFVPYVGALLSAIFPMVIAAAVDPGWTMLAWTAALFLVAEPLAGHVVEPLVYGRTTGLSPVAIVVAATFWTWLWGPIGLVLATPLTVCLVVLGRHVDRLEFLDVLLGDRPPLSAPQIFYQRVLAGDPAEATDTAEEVLKERSLSAYYDEVALEGLRLAAADVARGVLDVERQTQILETVREVLDELSDYEDRKPNSGEVTRDAEAGAAVDQTEEAEGAADLPILSAEQMKEVFRGEDRVVLIAAQSSLDEAAALMLSQILGKHGLPTRVLAPEAISSAPLAALAQSEPALICLCYLGKQSGAHMRYALKRLRRRLPSTAIIVASFSTEQSVANPADTALADQTETTLRGVSQACIELATLAVD, from the coding sequence GTGGCAGACGACACGCGATCGGTCGGCTCGAAAATGGCGCTCGCGTCGCTGAACAAGCGACCGGTGACCGAAGCGCCGGGTAGCCTCGGGAACATCGCAACCGGCGCCTTGATCATAGCTGCGCTGTATCTGGGCCGCGAAGTGTTCGTCCCAGTTGCCCTTGCGATCCTGTTCAGCTTCGTCCTGGCGCCGTTGGTCAAGCTGCTCCAGAAGATCCGACTGCCGCGGTCGATCGCCGTGATCTCCGTCGTCGCTTGCGCGTTCGCGATCATCGCCGGACTCGCCATGGCCATGGTTGGGCAAGCGACGCAGCTGGCTGGGGACTTGCCGACCTATCAGAGCACGATGCGGGAGAAGATCGCATCGTTGAAGGGAGCGGGTCCGGGATCGGGCGTGCTCTCTCGCGCGGCCGATGTCCTCCAGGAACTTGGCAAGGAACTCGACAAACCGGAGACAAGGCCTTCCGCGCAATTGCCCTCAGCCACTGCGGAGAGCAGGCCGATCCCTGTCGAGGTCCACCCGCCGCGCCCTGGCGCTCTCGAGACGCTACGGGCTTTCTTGACGCCGCTGATCCAGCCGCTGACCACGACGGGCATCGTGCTGATCTTCGTCGTATTCATCCTGCTGAAGCGCGAGGATCTTCGAAACCGCTTTATCCGGCTGACCGGTACGTACGACCTGCAGAAGACCACCGCCGCATTTGACGATGCCGCCAAGCGCCTCAGCCGGCTGTTCCTGACCCAGTTGCTGCTGAACTCCGGATTTGGGCTGCTCATCGGCATCGGGCTATGGGTGATAGGCGTCCCCAGTGCCCTGCTATGGGGCATCCTCTCCGCGATCCTGAGGTTCGTGCCTTATGTCGGCGCGCTGCTCTCGGCGATCTTTCCGATGGTGATCGCCGCCGCGGTCGATCCGGGTTGGACGATGCTCGCCTGGACGGCCGCTCTTTTCCTGGTGGCGGAGCCTCTCGCTGGACATGTCGTCGAGCCGCTCGTCTATGGCCGTACGACGGGGCTCTCTCCCGTTGCCATCGTCGTTGCGGCGACGTTCTGGACCTGGCTATGGGGTCCTATTGGATTGGTGTTGGCGACGCCGCTGACGGTGTGCCTCGTGGTGCTCGGCCGCCACGTCGATCGGCTGGAATTTCTGGACGTTCTGTTGGGAGATCGCCCCCCGCTATCGGCGCCGCAGATCTTCTACCAGCGCGTCCTGGCCGGAGATCCAGCGGAAGCGACCGACACGGCCGAAGAGGTCCTCAAAGAACGCTCCCTGTCGGCATATTACGATGAGGTTGCTTTGGAGGGGTTGCGCTTGGCAGCCGCCGACGTCGCGCGCGGTGTGCTTGATGTCGAACGGCAGACGCAGATCCTCGAGACGGTCCGCGAGGTGTTAGACGAACTCTCCGATTATGAGGACAGAAAGCCCAACTCGGGTGAAGTCACGCGGGACGCCGAGGCCGGTGCTGCGGTGGACCAGACTGAGGAGGCGGAAGGCGCTGCGGACCTTCCGATCCTGTCGGCAGAACAGATGAAGGAGGTTTTTCGCGGGGAGGATCGCGTCGTCCTGATCGCGGCGCAGTCCAGCCTCGACGAGGCTGCAGCGTTGATGCTGTCGCAGATTCTTGGCAAGCATGGACTGCCGACCCGCGTCCTGGCGCCAGAGGCGATATCGAGTGCCCCTTTGGCTGCACTCGCTCAATCCGAGCCTGCGTTGATCTGTCTTTGCTATCTGGGAAAGCAGAGCGGCGCTCATATGCGCTACGCCCTGAAGCGCTTGCGGCGGCGGCTGCCATCCACCGCCATCATCGTGGCTTCCTTCAGCACCGAGCAAAGCGTTGCGAACCCCGCTGACACTGCGCTTGCCGATCAAACCGAGACGACGTTGCGAGGCGTCAGTCAGGCCTGCATTGAACTGGCAACTCTTGCAGTTGACTGA
- a CDS encoding YihY/virulence factor BrkB family protein, with the protein MATALGVSIALLFAWLSKADVSARERAFERKATHRSGQGALSHTPTEIPMRGWADILRRTYHEVDRDRVLAVAAGVTFYALLALFPALTALVSIYGLVAEPGTIGEQLVVAEGLLPAGSTEFLRDQVVRITSAGETTLGFAFALGLVLAIWSANAGAKAIFDALNVAYGEDEKRGFFKLNAMSLSFTVAILVFAVVALGAIAALPVVLDYVYLGEATEVVISVARWPALILVLVLGLSLLYRFGPSRDTAQWSWVSPGAIFAAITWLGASLLFSWYVANFEDYNKTYGAIGAVIGLLTWMWLSAIIVLIGAELNSEAERQTNRDTTEGAPMPIGSRGADAADRKG; encoded by the coding sequence TTGGCAACCGCGCTGGGAGTGAGCATTGCCTTGCTGTTCGCGTGGCTTTCGAAAGCGGATGTGAGCGCCCGCGAGCGCGCCTTTGAGCGGAAGGCGACCCATCGATCTGGACAAGGGGCGCTATCCCACACTCCGACCGAGATACCAATGCGGGGATGGGCGGACATTCTCCGCCGCACATACCATGAGGTTGATCGCGACCGCGTGCTTGCCGTCGCTGCCGGCGTGACATTTTACGCACTTTTGGCTCTGTTTCCAGCTCTGACCGCGCTGGTCTCGATCTATGGCCTCGTGGCGGAGCCGGGGACGATCGGCGAGCAACTCGTTGTGGCCGAGGGCCTTCTTCCGGCAGGCTCGACGGAGTTCTTGCGCGATCAGGTCGTGCGGATCACGAGTGCTGGCGAGACGACCTTGGGCTTCGCCTTCGCGCTGGGATTGGTCTTGGCGATCTGGAGTGCGAATGCGGGCGCGAAGGCGATATTCGATGCTTTGAACGTGGCCTATGGCGAAGACGAGAAGAGGGGCTTTTTCAAGCTCAACGCAATGTCGCTTTCGTTCACGGTCGCGATCCTTGTCTTCGCCGTTGTAGCCCTCGGCGCGATCGCCGCCCTGCCGGTCGTGCTCGACTACGTCTATCTGGGCGAAGCAACCGAGGTCGTGATCTCGGTTGCGCGGTGGCCCGCGTTGATCCTCGTTTTGGTCCTCGGTCTCTCGCTGCTCTACCGGTTCGGCCCGAGCCGTGACACCGCACAATGGAGTTGGGTCAGTCCGGGCGCGATTTTTGCGGCGATCACCTGGCTTGGAGCTTCACTTTTGTTTTCCTGGTACGTCGCCAATTTCGAGGACTACAACAAGACCTACGGCGCCATCGGCGCCGTCATCGGGCTCCTGACCTGGATGTGGTTATCAGCGATCATCGTCCTGATCGGGGCGGAGCTGAACTCGGAGGCCGAGCGGCAGACCAACAGAGACACCACCGAAGGCGCCCCCATGCCGATCGGTTCCCGCGGTGCCGACGCGGCAGATCGAAAGGGTTGA